The genomic interval tagACTCACTCGGAGATCCATCTTTGACTCGTGCCGATTCCTTTCCCCTCCTATTGATGCAAATTAGTTTGCAGTTTGTTTCGAACAAAAAAAGGCAATAGAGAATTTATCAAATTTAGCTGAATTCCCCCATGCCCCAGCGTTAGCTCCGCCTCTTGATTTCCCATATATCATTATCTTGTGCTTGCGAGCGTGTTCCCTGCAACGCCAATTGTGAAATTGTGCATTTCGAGTAAGGGAATTCTCGGTTTTGGGGGATTGTTTGTAGTTatcaggcggcggccggccagaGAGATGGCGTCGAGTACCAGCGACATCCCCGAGGGGAGGGAGAAGCTGAAGAGGTCAGGGAGTCTGGGGAGCAGCGACACGGCGTACGTGCGCGCTGACAAGATCGATCTCACCAGCCTAGATATCCAGCTCGAGAAGCAGCTTACCAAGACCTGGGGCAAGGCCAATCTCAAGGCGCAGGGCCCCAAGGAGGACTGGGAGATCGACCTTGCTAAGCTCGAGATCCGGTACGTCATTGCTCAGGGGACCTACGGCACCGTGTATCGCGGCACATATGATGGCCAAGATGTTGCAGGTATCTGTCACTCTTATCAGACTCTTTTTGTTACAATGTATTGGAAAATGTGAATGGACGTTGCTCGATTAGGAGCTGATGTTTTCAATAGATGGTCTTATGGTCTCTTGTGTATGATGGTCAGTGACATATGCAATTCTAGCTATTACTATTAATTGATATAAATCTTGTAGTTGTAGGTAATATGACACATGTTGAAACAAGTAGACACAAGCTTGTTTCATACAAGGTATAGGATGGTTATTATTACTTACCTATCTAGTATGAGCTGAACATTTTGTGTTTGTTTGTATCGAACACATTTATTTCATATGCTTGATTTAACTTTATTACACAGGCACACCGGATACCTCAATTGTGTAGCAAAAGCTTTACCTAACAGTCGCTCCTGTGCTTTCTTTTACCTGATTTAGAAGTCTCTTGTTAATTGTTCATGCTTCATTTAATGCATCATGTTTTGGTGTCTAATTTGGTTGGGCTGGTCCATATTAGTTGGGAGAAAAATAGGATGATAGCTTTGTAAAACTGATGTTTCCGACCTACCATGAGTTCAATATAACCACCGCAAGTTTTCTCTTTCATTCAATTTGAATACTTGCACTAATAAAGACATTTTATGAAATGCCAATAATTGATAGAACTCCATGTAGAGTCTATCCATGATAACTTTATAGCTAAGTTGCAGTACAATGTTTTGTTGGATTTGGGTTGAGAAATGCAGCAAACCAGAAACTATGGACTGGAGTATGATATATGGTTATCATAGATGCAAGAATTTAGATGCGCACATTCTTGTCCATgaacaattttaatatattgtTCTCTTCCATGAGTACTTTGCTTTCCTTGCTGGCATTCTGGATATTCTCTAAGCAGTGTCGACTGTTATTATGCCTTCAACAGCGACCTGAAATCAGGCCTGCTGTGTTTCCTCACCAAAAAGAGCAGATCATGGTGATTCTCTGGTCCATGCAATCTATTCAATaaaatcaaaaccatgcacATTTGAAGTTATTATATAACTGTAAGAAATAGTATAATCCTTATTTATTAAACGAATCGTAAGCTTTTTATTAGTCGCAATGCTGAAGCAAACCCCTTCATTTAGTTTTCCACTAATATTTCTACCAGTTGATATTCTCTGTCTTTTTTGAAATTGGGTAATTTTCAAAAGCTGAAAAACATTGTTTTAACATTCTcaatagtaatttttttactacagCAAATAAGATTTTCCTCCAATCTCTGAAGCTTAATATTCCCTACTCCATGCTGCATGTTTTTTTGCTGGATAAAGATTTGCTTTCTTTGACCCCATGGTTGTCAAGTCAAGGTACCCCTGAACCGACTTATCAACTTGGTCGACTGGTCCACGACTTGGTTGTGCACAAACAGGGAATGCACTATATAGTCTTTACTACTATTATACTGTACTAAGCACTATATATAGTATAAACTATGGACTATGGAGTAGCCAGCAAAACATAAgccaacaagaaacaaaattaacgtattaaacacaaaaaaaaccaattagcatggtgaattggtgatttTCTACGACAAATCTACGATTAATTGCGCAACTTGCTGTTTGGTCGAGTCGTGGCCTTCTAGTTGTGTGGCTTTGACCGACTTTACAACTAATCTACGACTAGTCGTGACTGATCGTGTGGCTTGATAACAGTGTTTGACCCATTGCTGATTCTTTCATCTGTATATCAGAATTTTATACTAGGACATTTTCGTCCATGGAGCATTTCAGTTTTGTGGAATCCTCACCGTGTGGATGAGGGTATTTGTTAGTTCAGGACAATAGGCCATACAACTCTCTAAAAACATATTGCTTTGGTATCTAAAGTTTAATTCTTTGTGCTTGTATTGTACTCACAAATGATATGGCGCTTCATCATTTCCATTGTTTTGTTCAAAATTATGTGGTGCAAGCCATATTTCATGTAGaaagtaaataataattcttCATGATATACAGTGAAGCTGTTGGATTGGGGAGAAGATGGTTTTGCCACAGAAGCTGAAACTGCTGCTTTGCGGACATCATTTAAGCAGGAGGTTGCAGTTTGGCATAAGCTCAGCCATCCTAATGTTACAAAGGTGAATATTTCCCAAGCACACCTGGCTTCCAGCAATCATGCCTACATTCATATCTGAtacttcatcccaaaatatagcaacttctatCATTCAAATTTTTTCCCAAAGCATAGCAACTTCTCCACCTATTTCTTCATATAAACCAATCACAGCCATCTCATTTAATTTTTCCACCTACTTTCTTATCTCAACCCCTTATTTAATTGCACCTCTCTCCTTAGTCTCTGTGAAAAACTCTagtaatgcttatattttgggattgaGGGAGTACATATGCTTGTTCTTGTGTTAAATTTTGTAAAGCTTCTGATCCATGGTTTACGGAGTAttaaatttgattcaaattaACTTGTCCTGTgttgtccatttttttttttttgacttttggGTTATTTCAGAAGTAGCTCACTGCTCACATGTTGTATTGTCTTTTTGCAGTTTGTTGGAGCCTCAATGGGGACTACAGATCTTAAGATTCCAACCAACAATTCCAATGCTGGTGCACGCACCAACTTGCCTGCCAGAGCATGTTGTGTTGTGGTTGAATATCTAGCTGGAGGAACTTTGAAGCAGTATCTGATAAAGAACAGTCGACGGAAGCTTGCATATAAAGTTGTAGTTCAGCTTGCATTGGATTTGGCCAGAGGGTAATTAGCCTTCCACCTGAATTTATTTTTGTGCCCTATTCACCTCTGAATACTAATTAGCTGGTGCTTTGCTTTGCAGATTGAGCTATCTCCACTCTAGAAAGATTGTACATCGTGATGTCAAAACTGAAAACATGCTCCTTGATACACAGAGAAACCTTAAAATTGCTGATTTTGGTGTTGCTCGGGTCGAGGCTCAGAATCCAAAGGATATGACTGGTGCGACAGGCACTCTTGGTTATATGGCCCCAGAGGTATTCACAGGCCTGATCTCTTTAAATTTCTTGTTTTCAAGATGGACACCTTTTATTGAGTGATTTTCCTTGTAACACacaaaaaatctattttctttGTATGCATTAACAGGTTCTTGATGGTAAACCGTACAACAGGAAATGTGATGTTTATAGTTTTGGAATTTGCTTATGGGAAATCTATTGTTGTGACATGCCATACCCAGACCTAAGTTTTGCCGATGTCTCATCTGCTGTTGTCCATCAGGTTTGTCTTGTTCTAGTCCGGATATACTCCTATTGTCAGTTTATCTTTCTTCACACAAATGATTAATCCTACTTCTATGGACAGAACCTGCGCCCAGACGTTCCTAGATGCTGTCCAAGTGCATTCGCAAATATCATGCGGAAATGCTGGGATGCAAATCCTGATAAGCGTCCTGATATGGATGAGGTGGTGCAGCTTCTAGAGGCTCTTGACACAAGCAAAGGTGGTGGCATGATACCAGATGGTCAGTCATCTGGTTGCTTGTGCTTCACAAAGGCTCGTGGTCCATAGCTTCCTTTTCGTGATACAGTCTTCCCTTAACCGCGTTTTGCCCATCTACATGACTGGGAAAAACCATGGCATATGCTTCTCTTTGCCACCTGTGCAGTTTGGCGCTTACAATTCCCCATGGCTCCTTGCCATCTTTGTACGTTCGTTGCAGTTGTCATATGGGCCTTTGTGGTCAACAGTCTTTTTCTATAGCGGTGTGATATTGTAACAGTAATTCTTGAGAGAGTTGGTGACACTCCGTCACATGTATTATACTAGAGGGTTATACACACACATACCGGGTCGTGCATTCTTGATACTTCTACGTTTCTGTGCGTTTGGTGCCACTGGTCAATACTTCTTTTGAATCATTTTTACTGTTCATATCCAAAATGAATACAATAAAGGGCGGAAAGATGTTTGTGTTCAGCAGATCGCATGTTATCAACCTTCTATCCGTGGTCATTTTGTGACATGATTGTGCTTGTCTTTTGTCACCTTTAAACCTGGGCTCCCTGAGTGGAATCAATTTCATATTTTCGTTCTTTTTGCTTCCAAGATATATAGGAATTACGTACTGTCGGCCTGTGATTTGTTGTCAAATGAAAGCCTCAATTTTACAAAAACCGGTTATATTTCAGCCAAATTAAATAGTGTCCAGCACTGATAAGTACTCCAAAGTCCAAAGTAGAAAGTAGGATGATGGAATCACTCGCTGTCAACTTTGAATCAGATTTAGTGCTTGAGACCGGTTTGATTGATTGGATTGCGGCCTCGGCATGCTTTTGTCCAGTAAAGCTGATGGCAAAATATCACTCTTCACTTTTATActatggcctggtttagttcccaactttttcttcaaactttaaactttttcatcacatcaaaactttcctacacacaaacttccaacttttccatcacatcgttttaatttcaatcaaacttctaattttagcgtgaacttaAACACACCATATGGCTGCCGCCATCAATGGAAGCCATGTAAAAACAATGAACTGGTGCAGACGTGCACAAGCTAGCCCCTTGTAAGCAGCAAAGCATCATCGATAAAGCTAGTGTGGTCGCTCTCATGACCTATGGTGGCCAACTTCACTTCTTCACATCCAATCTTTTTACCTTTCTTGCTAACCCTGTAATAATAATATGCGATTTGTACTTGTCTTTAGCTAGCTTCCTGCCTTCCTCTCTAGCTTAATTTTCGCGAGCATAGTCGAACGCATGTGTGATGCTTGGTCCGGTCGTAGTCCGATTTGGCCCGTGTGTGTTTGAGTGTTTCAATTCCGATTTAGACCCGTTAGGTTTAACCGTTCGTTTGGAAGAGAGAATTCACATGAAAAATCTCTTCACTTCTCTCTAACTTAATTTGCTCCTGATAAAGAACAATTCTTAATTACCCTGTAagaataattttttaaaagtgtAGTGTATGACCGGTTCCTAAACTTGTGCGGACATACCATCTAGATCATTGAATTCTCAAAATACATTTTCCAGTCCTCTAAACTTGTCCTATGTGTATATAAGTTCAATTGAGCTCCAACATGCTCCatgacccatatgtcagtcacatagaaaaaatttgaaaaagagaggagagataggagagaaatagatgtttttaattttgaaaaaaaataaaaaagagagaggagaaaaatatgtttttattattttttctatatgtgactaacatgtgggtcctactgAGAGGTAGGCGTTACCATAGTATACCAAGTTAGCACACATAGCGGGTTGGAGCCCGTTTAAACCTACATGAAACTCAAGATAAATTGGGGACCTAAACTACATTTTGGAAGTTCAAATACCTATATCACATACCCATACACCTTATTGATTCTTTGGAGATTTATTTTCTCAAAATAACATTCTTGAAGCTCGTGGAAAGCataaaagcattttttttcgCTTTCTTTAAACTTTGAGCCAAGAAAGTAGCGTTCTTTGGTTGGCTTCAAAGTTGTTAGCACGATAAGACATGCTGGTAAACAGGTTCCTTCTCCCAGATCACAAAATACAagctctctctatctctttctctgtCTCTGTCGATCTGTGTCTCTTTACCATGCTTTTTTGAAGGGGAATTGAAAGGCATGTCGAATCGAGTTTACACAAGAACATATGGATATCCTGAGGCGTGCGTGCGCGTTCACGATATCCACATATATTGTCGTGGGTGCATATATCTTTCATGGTGAAAACATTTCactgttttgcttttttttttctccccgagaaaagaaattaaatggaacctttttttttttgagagggcATGTCTGTGTTGTTGTGTAGTACTTGTGTTGCTTCGAATAGACACTATATCTTAAGTCTCATCAAATGTCATTTTGCAACGGTGAAATGGCGTAGAACAGTAAAAGGTGAGGCTGGAATTAATTAAACGGTTTAATTGTTTGTAGGAGTAGTGTATTTTTATGTGTTTTACAATGGCCTCCAGTGGTAGTACTAGTAGAATTGATCTAGATGCAGGGGGCGGAGGCAGCGTGGGCACCCCCTGCCCTAATATACCATCAGAGCCCCCATAATACCCATCTAAAATtctaatccatatatatatatatatatagatgaggGGCTAATATAGACTTTGTTTGAGGCTGTTAggaagtcaaaaaaaaaatctaaaccaACCCTAAATCTCTCTTAGTTACTCTTAGTTATTTTGGTTTAGCTTTCACTATAATTTTATCCTAACTCCGCCACTATCTAGATGattcatattttcttaatttaataaatatatatactgccACCTCAACTAATCTACTGGCCAGTGGCCAGTATATGTAGAACTCATAATCATAAATTAACTGTTCATATCGATTTTTCTATTGATTATATTAATGGTAGTAGTAGATTAATAGAGACCACTCATGTTTGGTGGCCTATAATTGCTGTTCATGCCCTGCACTgaggccttgtttggatcaaaaagtgtgaaaaaaagtcaacggtatcatctattaaaaaacgaaagGATTATATTCATTAAATAAATCACTGGATTCTAAGTTAACACATACTATCCCCGTCCCAATATAAGTGCAGTTGTggttttccgtgtccaacgtttaaccatccgtcttatttaaaaaaatatataattagtatttttatcgttattagataataaaacataaattatttttaatttttttaataaaatttttaaataagacggacagtcaaaagTTGAACACAAAAATCTATAACCGCATTTATATCGGGATGAACGAAGTATGGCTAAAGAAATGTGTGGCGGGAAAAATGGTTCTCACATAATAGTAACTAGTTGCACATGCCCGCGTCATGCTTGCGGCCGGGATTGGCAGCAAAGCATCTCTCTGAAAGATTAAGTAAGCGATGTGTCACACTTCATAAACTTCAACTTGCTAAGGTCAGAGAGCCTCAAATTAGTTTCTTGTTTGTAACTCCTCACAACTGCCTTATATATCCATCTAGATGCAATTTAATTTCTGTATGTACCACACGTACGTCAGATCGATCGTTTGCTTTGATCATACAGTAGGAGGTTGTTAGCTAGGCCAGGAAATTAAACGTCGTCATGGAGAAGCTAGGAAAGTCCTGTTACTGCAAGCACACAATAATGATTGTGACTTGCTTTTACAAAGCAATATATCAGCTTTGGTTTGGGTCCGATTACAAAAGTGTGAAGAGAGTAAGGAGTCTTTTCATTTTGCATGCTAGAAATTGAAGACGACAATCATATAAATTTGAGTGAATCTATTATATGCCATTAACTTTGTCACACGTCTACGAtttaccactgactttgtcatattctacaatatgccatcgacctttgcttaacttctacaaTTTACCATCGCCGTTCGGTTAACCTCCGTTAGCACTGTACATTTTtgtacaaatgaccaaaatacccctagaacaaaaatttccaaaatttggataaatttatcaaaatatcatattatgaACATAAGCTtgtaaacatccaaaatttggcCTTAAACTTAAAATCTGtcatttcagaatttttatccaaattttgaaattttttgtcCCAgtggtattttggtcattttgacaAATTTGTACACTACTAACAGAGACTAACAGGACgacgatggtaaatcgtagaagttaagcaaaagtcgatgacatattgtaCAACGTGATaaagtcagtggcaaatcgtagacgtgtgacaaagtcagtggtatataatagattatctctataaattttcatcaactttggatgaaaatttactaataaattaaattgcttcttaaataaattatctttttcccttttatctttttccctccgtttcaaaatgtttgacaccattaattttttagcacatatttaaccgttcgtcttattaaaaaaatatttgtgaaatatgtaaaactatatgtgtacatgaaagtatatttaacaatgaatcaaatgatatgaaaagaataaataattacttaaattttttaaataagacgaatagtcaaacacgtactaaaatgtcaacggtatcaaatattttgaaatggaggagtATATGTTTGTGTTGGCGTAGAGAttagctaaacaccaaagcagTGGACCATACATATCGTAATCAAATCAACAGCCATATATACATATCGTAATCAAATCATCTCATTAATTGTGCTCCTCACAAAAACCGAATCACCTGGTTTATGAAACCGGACAATCTGGATTTCACGGACTCGTTGTTAAAACCTATGAACACCCATTCGAGAGGGACCTCGTCAGAACGGTGCACCTAATTAAGGTTGCAGACCTCCTAGAGCGTCATTAATCACCGTGAAAACGAAGGGAAGACAATAGTTAGAGTTTGGAAGGGTAAAAGCTAAAGGATAAAGGAAGagttaaaagtaatttatttgaTATCATTTGTTGATTGGATATCCTCAATCGATCGGCTGACACTTTTCATATTTATAGGGTGGGGATGTCTTACCCTTTGTACACGTCAAATTTGTAATGAATTTGTGAAGAATATAAAGTTTCTTTCGGAATACTCAAAACAGCGTCATCCGGCTTATAGCAAATCGGGGCATTCCCAAATTTCATTAATTGTTAACATCTTGTAGAGACTTTGGAGATGCCACATGGTTGTCCATTAAGAAAACACATAATGTAATTATTGCACTTCTATTTCAATTTATCCATAATTTAATACGGTGAAAGGGTTTGaatcttttttagataatggtgAAGGATGGTGAAAGGGTTTGAATAGTTATGTTTATAATAAAATAGGGACATACTATATAGCTATATTTCCTACTTTCTGTTAATTAGTTTTGTGCCACCTCGTATGCAACCATGGGGGATGGACGATTCTTTTGAATAATGGGGTGTGGCTCTTGTATATGAAGATATCTAGGCAGTATATCATATCGATGGAAGGTTCAATCAATAATTAATAACGGAAAAGGTTTGTCTGGTCCATATAGTGGTACAAAGAAACGTTCtggattttcaattttttttcacttccatttttaaaaattattttcaagTATTCCGTCTTGTCTTTCATCATCACTGGGAAAGAAAAtgtaatataagtatttctttGTCCAGAGCAGTATTTCGTTTTTATTGAACTGTtaattttttgagtaaatttcacaaaactacacgttttgtgATCCACGTTGCAGAAAACCActttagtatatatattttggttgtgtagtttcacaaaactacactatcAATGAAAGGATTCACTCacgagatgacgtggttgtttcACATAGGACaaggacgtggcatcctattaccagccatcgcacgaaattaataggatatgccatgtcatcacacggatgaatccattcatcgatagtgtggttttgtgaaactaaactaccaaaatatatgtacttaagtgcaaAGTGCCAAaatatgtgtggttttctgcaacttgaaccataaaacatgtagttttgtgaaatttactctaatttcTAATATTCAATTGAAATGTCTGCCAGTAATCAGTGGCATATATATGTGCTCGGTTGTTCTCCTTGGTAAAAGTACCTCTGCAATATATACTCCTAACTTATCCATTGTCCAATATATAAACAAAAACAAGAACTGAGCAACTGACCTAGCTCTACAAACATAAACAATAAGTAGTCAAATATTGATGTTGCTGTGTGTAATATGATATTCACTATGGATGCAGTGTTCACAAATTAAGGTGCCATTTCAAAAGACTTCATCTTCAGTTGGCTGCgaaattaaatatgtttgcTTAAAAATACTGTTATTTAAGGATCAACTCTCCGTGGATAACAAAAGACTGGCAACTGGAATAAGAGATACAAGTACTAACTTATCAACAACTAGTATTCGTGCATATGCAACACACGTCTCCGCAAATACATTAGTAATATAATGATTTTTGAATGGAATGCACTTATTCattaattatgatattttttctttatatcgaacaaaatcacaaaaagaagACATAAaccacatatatacatatattaggCATGCTATTTTGAAATAATTTTTACAGAGTTTaattaggtggtgttcttttctcctgaagataaagatgaagatgacgcaaaacgaggtggtattaacgtatgattgattgagttttaattattacaaacttgaaaatagattaatatgatattttagagcaactttcatatagaaagttttcgcatgaaacgcaccatttagcagtttgaaaagtgtgccacgaaaatctttatgttcatccaactcttgttgttgaaaagaacgggaccttaGACATGCTAATTTCACTGATGCTACACGGATCGGCAGATGAGCTTAGGGATGTCAACAAACCGAGCTCGAGCAAGCCTGCCTGCCAAGGCTCCAAGCTTGAGCCGAGTCTAATCTGCCTTCAAGCTTTTAAGCAGGCACGGCTCGGGCTCGGCAAGGCTCGCGAGCTCGACAGAATAtaagataatatatattttgatgataaaattctataaaaacaataattttaaattaataatattGAAGAAAAAGATTATGAAAACCTAAGATTAATACTCCTATATGATATCAAAATATACTAATTTTtcacatgaatatatataatttatccTTGAGCTACGAACttatatcatataaaaaataaaaattacacgTAGTTAGGCTCATGAGAAACCTGAGCTCAGCTTCACAAAGCTCGATCGCAAGCTTGCAATTAGGGGGTTTAGCTCGTTAAGAGTTTGAACCGGGCTCGATTCGAGTCTGAGACGAACTGAGCTTGAgcagcctcgagcttttttaaCAGCCCTACATGAGCTGCACAACTCTTTGGTCGTTACCTATATACACCAAACTATCTGTACACCCAAATGTAAACACAAAAAATCCCatccaaaagaaagaaatgccCTGTCAACCACTTCAACTACTTTGACACCTATCAAATACAAGGCCAACATTGGCTGAGCCAACGATGTAGTCGAGGCTCTAGACATCTAAATAGATTTTACTATCTGACAACAATTTCTCATAATGATTTTTAATTACTACACATGATAGTcgtccgatcagccccgggAGCTAGCTAGTTTAGCCATTGAAAGACCAGATGCAACAATACCGGATAAATCAAACACTTTCTTTCTAgagaaaaattcagaaaatgCTCACAAAAATTACACGTCGTCTAACTACACGTATACACCTATATAtatagaagaaaaagaaaatcaaaagtattaaaagaaaatcagaTGACATCGACGTAGGAGGAGTCGCAGTAATCATCACCGTtggtcgcgtcgccgtcgggctCGTCGAGCAATCTGGACCCTCCGATGTCGAAGCGCTCGATGGCGGCGCCTCGCGCGAGCACCTCCTCGTCCTTGTCGTCGAAGCCGACGCAGAACCTCGCCGTGAACTCGCggagcggcgccgcgccgccgcagccggcgaggatggcgagCAGCTCCTGCCTGGGGAGGTAGCAGCGGTCCAGGCACAGCGACCGGAGGCGGCCACgcagcggcgacgccgccgccatggccgcggcgtCCTCGGGCTTGACGGAGCCGGAGGTGACCCTGAGGACGGCGAGGTCGGGGCAGTGCAgcgcgagcgccgcggcgacggccgggaaGGAGGACGGCTTGGAGTCGAGCTCCAGGTGGGtgaggcggcgccaccgcgggAGGAGCGACGGGAGGCGCGCGTCGTCGGCGGGGGGGAGCTCGGGCAGTGCGAGCCGCCGCAGCGCCGGGCACTCGGCGGCGACGTGGTCGAGCTCCGACGAGGAGAGTAGCGGCGGGAgggcgaggtcggcgacggtgccggcggcgcgggcgacgcaGAGCCTGAGGAAGCCGGCGAGGGTGAAGCGGTGGACGCCGTGGAGGCGCGCAAGGGCGCCCGCCAGCGCGCCCCACGGCATGAAGCGGGCGAGGTGGTCGCGGCGCAGGTCGAGCGCCCGCCACAGCGACGGGtccgcggccgcgcggcgccaCCCGCGGCACaccagcggcgcggcggacgcCAGCTCGTCAAGGTCCAGCCGCCGGAACACGTGCACGAGGCAGTCCGTCGGCAGCTCCGCccactgcggcggcggcgtcgagcgcgTCGTCCGGTCCGCCATGGCGAGAGGAGTTCggagcttagcttagctaggtAATTGGAGATTAGGCGGGGGAGGTGGGTGTGATTAGATTAGAGAGAGATGGACAGGAAGTGTGTGATTTGCGTCCGAAATAGACGCGGTGTTTATATAGAAGGGGAGGAGTGGAAGCTTCCGTTCGTTCCGACAAAGTGAGAGTGCACGTGCCCTGTCGCCTGGAGATTTGTTCTTCGCTTTTACCACTGTCTTGGACTCGCTGACTGTCATCCGCCGCCGGATACTGTGTGCATTCTAAGTGAGTATCAGACTGAACGTCCAAACgagtactcactccgtcccaatAAGACGAATCTAGACTAGAAATGAGAgacatgtctagatttattgtagTATGATGTATCACATCTAGG from Oryza glaberrima chromosome 3, OglaRS2, whole genome shotgun sequence carries:
- the LOC127768106 gene encoding putative F-box/LRR-repeat protein 9; translation: MADRTTRSTPPPQWAELPTDCLVHVFRRLDLDELASAAPLVCRGWRRAAADPSLWRALDLRRDHLARFMPWGALAGALARLHGVHRFTLAGFLRLCVARAAGTVADLALPPLLSSSELDHVAAECPALRRLALPELPPADDARLPSLLPRWRRLTHLELDSKPSSFPAVAAALALHCPDLAVLRVTSGSVKPEDAAAMAAASPLRGRLRSLCLDRCYLPRQELLAILAGCGGAAPLREFTARFCVGFDDKDEEVLARGAAIERFDIGGSRLLDEPDGDATNGDDYCDSSYVDVI
- the LOC127768374 gene encoding serine/threonine-protein kinase STY13-like; this encodes MASSTSDIPEGREKLKRSGSLGSSDTAYVRADKIDLTSLDIQLEKQLTKTWGKANLKAQGPKEDWEIDLAKLEIRYVIAQGTYGTVYRGTYDGQDVAVKLLDWGEDGFATEAETAALRTSFKQEVAVWHKLSHPNVTKFVGASMGTTDLKIPTNNSNAGARTNLPARACCVVVEYLAGGTLKQYLIKNSRRKLAYKVVVQLALDLARGLSYLHSRKIVHRDVKTENMLLDTQRNLKIADFGVARVEAQNPKDMTGATGTLGYMAPEVLDGKPYNRKCDVYSFGICLWEIYCCDMPYPDLSFADVSSAVVHQNLRPDVPRCCPSAFANIMRKCWDANPDKRPDMDEVVQLLEALDTSKGGGMIPDGQSSGCLCFTKARGP